Proteins from a genomic interval of Chryseobacterium indologenes:
- a CDS encoding alpha/beta hydrolase has translation MKKRLIGTLLLTTLFLLLINCKDKKISFDNKVGFDKEENISYGPHSGQTMDLYIPHKKITENTKAFIMIHGGGWRAGNKSQLTFFALSLMKQFPGHIFVNMNYRLASETEYALPNQTDDIGHVVSFLENKLHYSPQLILLGNSAGGHLSMLYAYKCDLLKKVKAVINIVGPADLSDSGFKNYQEYSFVERQLVDPHFPKAGISDIDVASPVYWITKESPPTLSYYGKNDRVIPSRQGKILDSVLSRNNVLHEFYEFNGGHLDWDKSPNDVVLIDGIKSFLQKADNK, from the coding sequence ATGAAAAAAAGGTTGATCGGAACACTTTTATTGACCACCTTATTTCTTCTTTTAATAAACTGCAAAGACAAAAAGATTAGTTTTGATAATAAGGTCGGTTTTGATAAAGAAGAAAACATTTCATATGGCCCACATTCCGGACAAACCATGGATCTTTATATTCCTCATAAAAAAATCACCGAAAACACAAAGGCTTTTATCATGATCCATGGAGGTGGCTGGCGTGCCGGAAATAAATCACAGCTGACATTCTTTGCCTTATCATTGATGAAGCAGTTTCCCGGTCACATTTTTGTTAATATGAATTACCGGCTTGCTTCTGAAACTGAATATGCCTTGCCCAATCAGACAGACGATATCGGCCATGTGGTTTCTTTTTTGGAGAACAAACTTCATTACTCTCCTCAACTGATCCTATTGGGAAACAGTGCCGGCGGCCATTTATCCATGTTATACGCTTACAAGTGTGACCTTTTGAAAAAAGTTAAAGCAGTTATCAATATTGTCGGACCGGCAGATCTTTCCGATTCCGGTTTTAAAAATTATCAGGAATACTCCTTTGTAGAAAGACAGCTTGTAGATCCTCATTTTCCAAAAGCCGGAATTTCAGATATCGATGTGGCCAGTCCTGTATACTGGATTACAAAAGAATCACCTCCTACTCTATCTTATTACGGAAAGAACGATCGGGTCATTCCATCCCGCCAGGGAAAAATACTCGATTCTGTTTTGTCCAGAAATAATGTACTGCATGAGTTTTATGAATTCAATGGCGGCCATCTGGATTGGGACAAATCACCAAACGATGTTGTTCTCATCGATGGTATAAAATCATTTCTACAAAAGGCTGATAATAAATAA